A stretch of the Massilia sp. W12 genome encodes the following:
- the carB gene encoding carbamoyl-phosphate synthase large subunit: protein MPKRSDIKRILIIGAGPIIIGQACEFDYSGAQACKALKQEGYEVILVNSNPATIMTDPDMADVTYIEPITWQVVERIIAAEKPDAILPTMGGQTALNCALDLHRHGVLERYKVELIGATPEAIDKAEDRSKFKQAMTKIGLGSARSGIAHSMDQAWEVQRSIGFPVIIRPSFTMGGTGGGIAYNPEEFEAICRRGLEASPTRELLIEESLIGWKEFEMEVVRDKKDNCIIVCSIENLDPMGVHTGDSITVAPAQTLTDKEYQLMRNASLAVLREIGVDTGGSNVQFAINPVDGRMIVIEMNPRVSRSSALASKATGFPIAKVAAKLAVGFTLDELRNEITGGATPASFEPSIDYVVTKIPRFTFEKFPMADQHLTTQMKSVGEVMAIGRTFQESFQKALRGLEVGVDGLNEKTKDTEKLEQELGEPGPDRIWYVGDAFARGYTVEEVFNLTKIDPWFLVQIKEIVDIELWLEKQTPAVLEADLLRRLKQKGFADRRIASLLKIKDSEVRARRHEFGIRPVYKRVDTCAAEFATDTAYMYSTYDEECEAQPTDKKKIMVLGGGPNRIGQGIEFDYCCVHAALAMREDGYETIMVNCNPETVSTDYDTSDRLYFESLTLEDVLEIVALEKPVGVIVQYGGQTPLKLALDLEANGVPIVGTSPDMIDAAEDRERFQKLLHDLGLRQPPNRTARAEAEAIALADEIGYPLVVRPSYVLGGRAMEIVHEQRDLERYMREAVKVSNDSPVLLDRFLNDAVEVDVDAICDGEHVFIGGVMEHIEQAGVHSGDSACSLPPYSIAPETVAELKRQTALMARGLNVVGLMNVQFAIKQGEADGKLADTVYVLEVNPRASRTVPFVSKATGLQLAKIAARCMVGQSLAAQGISAEVTPPFYSVKEAVFPFAKFPGVDTLLGPEMKSTGEVMGVGKTFGEAFVKSQLGAGVRLPQAGTVFLSVKAGDKPRIVQIARDLQSLGFALVATKGTAAVIDAAGVPVRAVNKVLEGRPHIVDMLKNNEIALVINTVEEKRSAILDSRTIRTSALQGRVPTYTTIWGAEAAVEGMRQLQSLQVYHLQGLHKSLH from the coding sequence ATGCCTAAGCGCAGCGACATCAAGCGCATTTTGATCATTGGCGCCGGCCCCATCATCATCGGCCAGGCCTGTGAATTTGACTATTCCGGCGCGCAGGCGTGCAAAGCCTTGAAGCAGGAAGGCTATGAAGTCATCCTGGTCAACAGCAATCCGGCCACCATCATGACCGATCCGGACATGGCGGATGTGACCTATATCGAACCGATCACCTGGCAGGTGGTGGAGCGCATCATTGCCGCTGAAAAGCCGGATGCGATTCTGCCCACCATGGGCGGTCAGACCGCGCTCAATTGCGCGCTCGACTTGCACCGCCATGGCGTGCTGGAACGCTACAAAGTCGAGCTGATCGGCGCCACGCCGGAAGCCATCGACAAAGCCGAAGACCGCTCCAAATTCAAGCAAGCCATGACCAAGATCGGCCTTGGCTCGGCCCGCTCCGGCATTGCGCACAGCATGGACCAGGCCTGGGAGGTGCAGCGCTCGATCGGTTTCCCGGTCATCATCCGTCCCAGCTTCACCATGGGCGGCACCGGCGGCGGCATCGCCTACAACCCGGAAGAATTTGAAGCCATCTGCAGGCGCGGTCTGGAAGCCTCGCCCACGCGCGAACTCTTGATTGAAGAGTCGCTGATCGGCTGGAAAGAATTCGAGATGGAAGTGGTGCGCGACAAGAAGGACAATTGCATCATCGTCTGCTCGATTGAAAACCTGGATCCGATGGGCGTGCACACCGGCGACTCAATCACTGTGGCCCCGGCGCAAACGCTCACCGACAAGGAATACCAGCTGATGCGCAACGCATCGCTGGCGGTGCTGCGTGAAATCGGCGTCGATACCGGCGGCTCGAATGTGCAATTCGCCATCAATCCGGTCGATGGCCGCATGATTGTGATTGAGATGAATCCGCGCGTTTCACGCTCTTCTGCGCTGGCCTCGAAAGCCACCGGTTTTCCTATCGCCAAAGTGGCGGCCAAGCTGGCGGTCGGCTTCACGCTGGACGAGTTGCGCAATGAAATCACCGGCGGCGCCACGCCGGCGTCGTTTGAGCCTTCCATCGACTACGTGGTGACCAAGATCCCGCGTTTCACCTTTGAAAAATTCCCCATGGCTGATCAGCATCTGACGACACAGATGAAATCAGTGGGCGAGGTGATGGCGATTGGCCGCACTTTCCAGGAATCTTTCCAGAAAGCCCTGCGCGGTCTGGAAGTGGGTGTCGATGGCTTGAATGAAAAAACCAAGGACACTGAAAAACTGGAGCAGGAATTAGGAGAACCCGGCCCGGATCGCATCTGGTATGTGGGCGACGCATTTGCGCGCGGCTACACGGTGGAAGAAGTGTTCAACCTGACCAAGATTGATCCCTGGTTCCTGGTGCAAATCAAGGAAATCGTGGATATCGAGCTGTGGCTGGAAAAACAAACGCCGGCTGTGCTGGAGGCTGACTTGCTGCGCCGCCTCAAGCAAAAAGGCTTTGCTGACCGCCGTATCGCTTCTTTGCTGAAAATCAAAGACAGCGAAGTGCGCGCGCGCCGTCATGAATTCGGCATTCGCCCGGTGTACAAACGGGTGGATACCTGCGCGGCAGAATTCGCCACCGACACCGCTTACATGTATTCGACCTATGACGAGGAATGCGAAGCGCAGCCGACGGATAAGAAGAAAATCATGGTGCTGGGCGGCGGCCCGAACCGGATCGGCCAGGGCATCGAATTTGATTACTGCTGCGTGCATGCGGCGCTGGCGATGCGTGAAGACGGCTATGAAACCATTATGGTGAATTGCAATCCGGAAACCGTTTCCACCGATTACGACACTTCCGACCGGCTGTATTTTGAATCGCTGACCCTGGAAGATGTGCTGGAAATCGTGGCGCTGGAAAAACCGGTGGGCGTGATTGTGCAATACGGCGGCCAGACCCCGCTCAAGCTGGCGCTGGATCTGGAAGCGAACGGCGTGCCCATCGTCGGCACCTCGCCGGACATGATTGATGCGGCGGAAGACCGCGAGCGCTTCCAGAAATTGCTGCACGATCTGGGCTTGCGTCAGCCGCCCAACCGCACCGCACGCGCCGAAGCCGAAGCCATCGCCTTAGCGGATGAAATCGGTTATCCGCTGGTGGTGCGTCCCTCCTATGTGCTGGGCGGGCGCGCCATGGAAATCGTGCATGAGCAGCGGGATTTGGAGCGCTATATGCGCGAAGCGGTGAAAGTCTCCAACGATTCGCCGGTTTTGCTTGACCGCTTCCTGAATGATGCGGTGGAAGTCGATGTGGATGCGATTTGCGATGGCGAACATGTCTTCATCGGCGGTGTGATGGAGCATATCGAACAGGCTGGCGTGCACTCGGGCGATTCGGCCTGCTCGCTGCCGCCGTACTCGATTGCGCCGGAAACCGTGGCCGAACTCAAGCGCCAAACCGCCTTGATGGCGCGCGGCTTGAATGTGGTTGGTTTGATGAATGTGCAATTCGCTATCAAGCAGGGCGAAGCCGATGGCAAGCTGGCTGATACCGTGTATGTGCTGGAAGTCAATCCGCGCGCCTCGCGCACCGTGCCTTTCGTCTCCAAAGCCACCGGCTTGCAACTGGCCAAAATCGCGGCGCGTTGCATGGTCGGGCAAAGTTTGGCGGCGCAGGGCATTAGCGCAGAAGTCACGCCACCGTTCTACAGCGTCAAGGAAGCGGTGTTCCCCTTCGCCAAATTCCCTGGCGTGGATACTTTGCTCGGACCGGAAATGAAATCCACCGGCGAGGTGATGGGCGTGGGCAAAACTTTTGGCGAAGCCTTCGTCAAATCGCAACTGGGCGCCGGGGTGCGCTTACCGCAGGCCGGCACGGTGTTTTTGAGCGTGAAGGCGGGCGATAAGCCGCGCATCGTGCAAATTGCGCGCGATTTGCAAAGCCTGGGCTTTGCCCTGGTGGCCACCAAGGGCACGGCGGCGGTGATTGATGCCGCCGGGGTGCCGGTGCGCGCTGTCAATAAAGTGTTGGAAGGCCGTCCGCACATTGTGGATATGCTGAAAAACAATGAGATCGCGCTGGTCATCAACACGGTGGAAGAAAAGCGCAGTGCGATTCTGGATTCGCGCACCATCCGCACATCCGCCTTGCAGGGCCGGGTGCCGACCTATACCACGATCTGGGGCGCTGAAGCTGCAGTCGAGGGCATGCGACAGCTGCAATCATTGCAGGTGTATCATTTACAAGGTCTGCATAAGTCTTTACACTAA
- the greA gene encoding transcription elongation factor GreA has protein sequence MSSVPITKNGAELLRAELHQLKTVERRAVIEAIAEARSHGDLSENAEYDAAKEKQSFIEGRIAELEGLLSSAQIIDPSQIDADGRVVFGSTVELEDLENEQKVTYQIVGVDEADLKQSKVSYTSPIARAMIGKSVGDVIMVQAPSGVREYEVMDVKYI, from the coding sequence ATGAGTTCAGTACCCATTACCAAAAATGGCGCCGAATTGCTGCGCGCAGAGCTGCATCAATTAAAAACCGTGGAACGGCGCGCGGTGATTGAGGCGATCGCCGAAGCGCGTTCGCACGGCGACTTATCGGAAAATGCTGAATACGATGCGGCCAAGGAAAAGCAGAGTTTCATCGAAGGCCGCATTGCAGAATTGGAAGGTTTGTTGAGTTCTGCGCAAATCATCGATCCGTCCCAGATCGACGCTGACGGGCGCGTGGTGTTCGGCTCCACGGTTGAGCTGGAAGATCTGGAAAACGAGCAGAAAGTCACCTATCAAATCGTCGGCGTGGACGAAGCCGACCTCAAACAATCCAAAGTTTCTTACACCTCGCCGATTGCGCGCGCCATGATTGGCAAATCTGTAGGCGATGTGATCATGGTGCAAGCCCCGTCCGGCGTTCGTGAATATGAAGTGATGGATGTCAAATACATCTGA
- a CDS encoding DUF4149 domain-containing protein, with protein sequence MSNTSEIPRINPWAQLRMQLAALWLGSFLTIGLLAAPALFEHLPRQSAGKVAGAFFASQAVVSLVSGLLLAGLLCLEPALRRARAIWCLLGAALLLQALNHLGLRPEIGALRDAINQQEALLKAMQGNADLLQEMRQRFGLLHGVSSGIWLLQAAAIAALCWRLR encoded by the coding sequence ATGTCAAATACATCTGAAATTCCGCGCATCAACCCCTGGGCGCAGTTGCGCATGCAACTGGCCGCCCTCTGGCTGGGCAGTTTTTTGACCATCGGCTTGCTGGCGGCGCCGGCTTTGTTTGAGCATTTGCCAAGGCAGAGCGCAGGCAAGGTGGCCGGCGCATTTTTTGCCTCGCAAGCCGTGGTGTCCCTGGTGTCGGGTCTGCTGCTGGCCGGCTTGCTGTGTCTGGAGCCTGCTTTGCGCCGCGCCCGCGCAATCTGGTGTTTGCTGGGCGCCGCCTTGCTGCTGCAGGCGCTCAATCATCTTGGCTTGCGCCCTGAAATCGGCGCTTTGCGCGACGCGATAAATCAGCAGGAGGCCTTGCTCAAAGCAATGCAGGGCAATGCTGATCTGCTGCAGGAAATGCGCCAGCGTTTTGGCCTGCTGCACGGCGTTTCTTCCGGCATTTGGCTGTTGCAGGCCGCCGCGATTGCGGCCCTGTGCTGGCGTTTGCGCTGA
- the yhbY gene encoding ribosome assembly RNA-binding protein YhbY, with amino-acid sequence MLKLTPAERSLLRAEAHGLKPTVMIGAEGLTEAVMNEISSSLDAHGLIKIRVLGDEREERVAIYEQICSELDAAPVQHIGKLLVIYRPKKEAEKSERGARGPGLREVVIVKPSPSGTKRPSVKKVVIKGNERVTAGGSIKRAKVRQVSSKKTAAKN; translated from the coding sequence ATGTTGAAACTGACCCCTGCCGAGCGCAGCCTGTTGCGCGCCGAAGCCCACGGTTTGAAACCCACCGTCATGATCGGCGCTGAAGGCCTGACTGAAGCTGTGATGAATGAAATCTCCAGCAGTCTGGATGCGCACGGCCTGATCAAAATCCGCGTGTTGGGCGACGAACGCGAAGAGCGCGTCGCCATCTATGAGCAAATCTGCAGCGAATTGGATGCCGCGCCGGTGCAGCACATCGGTAAATTGCTGGTGATCTACCGTCCCAAGAAGGAGGCGGAAAAAAGCGAGCGCGGCGCGCGCGGCCCCGGCCTGCGTGAAGTGGTGATCGTCAAGCCCAGCCCGAGCGGCACGAAGCGCCCCAGCGTCAAGAAAGTGGTGATCAAGGGTAATGAGCGCGTGACGGCTGGCGGCAGCATCAAACGCGCCAAGGTGCGCCAGGTCAGCAGCAAAAAGACGGCTGCGAAAAACTGA
- a CDS encoding RlmE family RNA methyltransferase — MAKNKLNKNWLHDHINDPYVKLAQKEGYRARAAYKLKEIDEEEKLIKAGQNIVDLGATPGSWSQYVRRKLAGAEGGGIHGAIIALDLLEMEPIADVHFIQGDFREEDVLRQLETIVSGEKIDLVLSDMAPNLSGIADVDAARMEYLLELAVEFARAHLKPQGALLVKCFRGPGFDPVLQMFRREFKQVQQKKPKASRDKSSELFLLGRGVKNPL, encoded by the coding sequence ATGGCCAAAAACAAATTAAACAAAAACTGGTTGCATGATCATATCAACGATCCCTACGTCAAATTGGCGCAGAAGGAAGGCTACCGCGCGCGCGCGGCTTACAAGCTCAAAGAGATCGATGAGGAAGAAAAATTGATCAAAGCGGGCCAGAATATTGTTGACCTCGGCGCCACCCCCGGCTCCTGGTCGCAATATGTGCGGCGCAAACTGGCCGGCGCCGAGGGCGGCGGCATCCACGGCGCCATCATCGCGCTGGATCTGCTGGAAATGGAGCCGATTGCCGATGTCCATTTCATTCAGGGCGATTTCCGTGAAGAAGACGTGTTGCGCCAGCTGGAAACCATCGTCAGCGGTGAAAAAATCGATCTGGTCTTATCCGATATGGCGCCGAATCTGTCCGGAATTGCCGATGTCGATGCCGCGCGCATGGAATATCTGCTCGAATTGGCGGTGGAATTCGCGCGCGCCCATCTCAAGCCGCAGGGCGCATTGCTGGTGAAATGCTTTCGCGGCCCCGGCTTTGATCCGGTCTTGCAAATGTTCCGGCGCGAATTCAAACAAGTCCAGCAAAAGAAGCCCAAGGCCAGCCGGGACAAGTCTTCCGAGCTGTTTTTACTCGGGCGCGGCGTGAAAAATCCATTATGA
- the ftsH gene encoding ATP-dependent zinc metalloprotease FtsH produces MNNPLSKAAIWVAIALLLFTVFKNFADGRSSAGSPKQVAYSEFLEEVKAHRLKEVVLEDRTIIGVTNEGSKIRTTMTLLDRGLVNDLINAGVRFDVKAPEEQSFLAQVLINWFPMLLLVGVWIFFMRQMQGGGKGGAFSFGKSKARMMDETNNTVTFADVAGCDESKEEVGEIVDFLRDPSKFQKLGGRIPRGILMVGPPGTGKTLLARAIAGEAKVPFFSISGSDFVEMFVGVGASRVRDMFENAKKHSPCIIFIDEIDAVGRHRGAGMGGGNDEREQTLNQLLVEMDGFEANSGVIVVAATNRADVLDKALLRPGRFDRQVTVGLPDIRGREQILSVHMRKVPIGPDVKAEVLARGTPGFSGADLANLVNEAALFAARRNKRLVEMQDFEDAKDKIYMGPERKSMVMREEERINTAYHESGHAVVAKLLPKSDPVHKVTIMPRGWALGVTWQLPEHDNISGYKDKMLEQLAIMFGGRIAEEIFVGQMSTGAANDFSRATKLARAMVTRYGMSDSLGVMVYEDSENEGFFGGAVKTISEATQQKVDAEIRNILDTQYALARRLLEENRDKVEAMTKALLEWETIDADQVNDIMAGNEPRPPKGGAPTRRNNNDTPPNVNSTAPAAA; encoded by the coding sequence GTGAATAATCCGCTATCGAAGGCGGCCATTTGGGTCGCCATTGCTTTATTGCTGTTTACCGTCTTCAAGAATTTTGCGGACGGCCGGTCCTCCGCCGGCAGCCCGAAACAGGTGGCCTATTCCGAGTTCCTGGAAGAAGTCAAAGCCCATCGTCTGAAAGAAGTGGTGCTGGAAGACCGCACCATCATCGGCGTCACCAACGAAGGCAGCAAGATCCGCACCACCATGACCCTGCTCGATCGCGGTCTGGTGAATGATTTGATCAACGCCGGCGTGCGTTTCGATGTCAAAGCCCCGGAAGAACAATCTTTTTTAGCCCAGGTGCTGATTAACTGGTTCCCGATGCTGCTGCTGGTCGGCGTGTGGATTTTCTTCATGCGCCAGATGCAAGGCGGCGGCAAGGGCGGCGCTTTCTCCTTCGGCAAGTCGAAGGCGCGCATGATGGATGAAACCAATAACACCGTGACCTTCGCTGACGTTGCTGGCTGCGATGAGTCGAAAGAGGAAGTCGGCGAAATCGTGGACTTCCTGCGCGATCCGAGCAAATTCCAAAAACTGGGCGGCCGCATTCCGCGCGGCATCCTGATGGTGGGGCCGCCGGGCACCGGTAAAACCCTGCTGGCGCGCGCCATTGCCGGCGAAGCCAAAGTGCCGTTTTTCTCCATTTCCGGTTCTGACTTCGTGGAAATGTTTGTCGGCGTCGGCGCCTCCCGCGTGCGCGACATGTTTGAAAACGCCAAAAAACACTCCCCCTGCATCATCTTCATCGACGAAATCGACGCGGTTGGCCGTCATCGCGGCGCCGGCATGGGCGGCGGCAATGATGAGCGCGAACAAACCTTGAACCAGTTGCTGGTCGAGATGGACGGTTTTGAAGCCAATTCCGGCGTGATCGTGGTGGCCGCCACCAACCGCGCCGACGTGCTGGATAAAGCGCTGTTGCGCCCTGGCCGTTTTGACCGTCAAGTCACGGTCGGTCTGCCGGATATCCGTGGCCGTGAGCAAATTCTCTCGGTGCATATGCGCAAAGTGCCGATCGGGCCGGACGTGAAAGCCGAAGTGCTGGCGCGCGGCACGCCGGGTTTTTCCGGCGCTGATCTGGCCAATCTGGTCAATGAAGCCGCACTGTTTGCCGCGCGCCGCAATAAGCGCTTGGTTGAAATGCAGGATTTTGAAGACGCCAAAGACAAAATCTACATGGGGCCGGAGCGCAAATCCATGGTCATGCGCGAAGAAGAGCGCATCAACACCGCTTACCACGAATCCGGCCATGCGGTGGTGGCCAAGCTTTTACCGAAATCCGATCCGGTGCATAAAGTCACCATCATGCCGCGCGGCTGGGCCTTGGGCGTGACCTGGCAATTGCCGGAACATGACAATATCAGCGGCTACAAAGACAAGATGCTGGAACAACTGGCGATTATGTTCGGTGGCCGTATCGCCGAAGAAATTTTTGTCGGCCAGATGTCCACCGGCGCGGCGAATGATTTCTCGCGCGCCACCAAGCTGGCGCGCGCCATGGTGACGCGCTACGGCATGTCCGATTCGCTCGGCGTGATGGTGTATGAAGACAGCGAAAACGAAGGCTTCTTTGGCGGTGCGGTGAAAACCATCTCCGAAGCGACCCAGCAGAAAGTCGATGCCGAAATCCGCAATATTCTCGACACCCAGTATGCGCTGGCGCGCCGTCTGCTGGAAGAAAACCGCGACAAAGTCGAAGCCATGACCAAGGCATTGCTGGAATGGGAAACGATTGATGCCGACCAGGTGAATGACATCATGGCCGGCAATGAGCCGCGTCCGCCCAAGGGTGGCGCGCCGACCCGCCGCAATAACAACGACACGCCGCCGAATGTGAATTCGACCGCGCCGGCAGCGGCATAA
- the folP gene encoding dihydropteroate synthase, with protein MHTMQMHLPSHFQCGAYRFPLQGGAARPLLMGILNVTPDSFSDGGRYLQLDAALNHAEQMIEQGVDIIDIGGESSRPGARSLSVQEELERVLPLVFALRDCGVPLSIDTCKPQVMREVLATGAHMINDIQGFTQPDSIAAVADSDCGICVMHMQNRPQNMQTAPHYTDVVQEVGVFLQARTQALQDAGVASARICIDPGFGFGKTLQHNLALFRQAAQLSADCGLPLLAGISNKSMLGALTGREVGQRQAANAAAHTLLLTHGASILRVHDVAAAQDCLRIWQALQQQQD; from the coding sequence ATGCACACTATGCAAATGCACCTGCCCAGCCATTTTCAATGTGGCGCTTACCGTTTTCCTCTGCAAGGCGGCGCCGCCAGGCCCTTGCTGATGGGAATTTTGAATGTCACCCCGGATTCTTTTTCCGATGGCGGGCGCTATCTGCAACTGGATGCAGCCTTGAACCATGCCGAGCAGATGATAGAGCAGGGCGTGGACATCATTGATATCGGCGGCGAATCCAGCCGCCCCGGCGCGCGCAGCCTTTCGGTGCAGGAAGAATTGGAGCGCGTGTTGCCGCTGGTGTTTGCCCTGCGCGACTGCGGCGTACCGCTCTCGATTGACACCTGTAAGCCGCAAGTCATGCGCGAAGTGTTAGCCACCGGCGCGCACATGATCAACGACATTCAGGGCTTTACTCAGCCCGACAGCATCGCAGCAGTGGCCGACAGCGATTGCGGCATCTGTGTGATGCATATGCAAAACCGCCCGCAAAATATGCAAACCGCCCCGCACTATACCGATGTGGTGCAGGAAGTCGGTGTATTTTTGCAAGCGCGCACCCAGGCTTTGCAAGACGCCGGCGTGGCCTCGGCGCGCATCTGCATTGATCCCGGCTTTGGATTTGGCAAAACGCTGCAACATAATCTGGCTTTATTCCGTCAGGCTGCTCAGCTCAGCGCAGACTGTGGCTTGCCGCTTTTGGCCGGCATTTCCAACAAATCCATGTTGGGCGCGCTGACCGGGCGTGAAGTGGGGCAGCGCCAGGCCGCGAATGCCGCCGCGCATACGCTTTTGCTTACGCACGGCGCCAGTATCTTGCGCGTGCATGATGTGGCGGCGGCCCAGGATTGCCTGCGCATCTGGCAGGCGCTGCAACAACAACAGGATTGA
- the glmM gene encoding phosphoglucosamine mutase, with translation MARKYFGTDGVRGTVGQAPITPDFVMRLAYAAGKVLAQDAAHMSANGRPAVLIGKDTRISGYMLEAALQAGFAAAGVDVKLAGPVPTPAVAYLTRALRLSAGVVISASHNPFQDNGIKFFSAEGNKLPDAVELAIEAELEKDMQCVPPERLGRAKRIDDAQGRYIEFCKSSFPNELDLRKMKIVVDCANGAAYHIAPHVFHELGADVIAIGNQPNGFNINHECGATAPQALAAKVVELGADLGIALDGDADRLIMVDARGRIYNGDELLYVIVKARAAQGKVDGAVGTLMTNMALEVAFAQMGIGFARAKVGDRYVLEVMQEKGWLLGGEGSGHLLCLDKHTTGDGIVSALQVLSSLRKSGQSLEAACADLQLFPQTLVNVRTAPGFDWQNHAALAAARAAAEAELGDSGRVLIRASGTEPLVRVMVEARDGEMAKRLAHQMADTLR, from the coding sequence ATGGCACGTAAATATTTTGGCACCGATGGCGTGCGCGGCACTGTAGGCCAAGCCCCGATCACCCCCGATTTTGTGATGCGGCTGGCGTATGCCGCTGGCAAAGTGCTGGCGCAAGACGCCGCCCACATGAGCGCGAATGGCCGCCCGGCGGTCTTGATCGGGAAAGATACGCGGATTTCCGGCTATATGCTGGAAGCCGCCTTGCAAGCCGGCTTTGCCGCCGCCGGCGTCGATGTCAAACTGGCCGGCCCCGTGCCCACCCCCGCCGTGGCCTACTTAACGCGCGCCCTGCGCCTGTCCGCCGGTGTGGTGATTTCCGCCTCACACAATCCATTTCAGGACAATGGCATCAAATTCTTTTCCGCCGAAGGCAATAAATTGCCGGATGCGGTCGAATTGGCGATTGAGGCCGAGTTGGAAAAAGACATGCAATGCGTGCCGCCCGAGCGCTTGGGGCGCGCCAAACGGATTGACGACGCCCAGGGGCGCTACATCGAATTTTGCAAAAGTAGCTTCCCGAATGAACTCGATTTGCGCAAGATGAAAATTGTGGTCGATTGCGCCAATGGCGCGGCCTACCACATCGCGCCGCATGTGTTTCATGAATTGGGGGCGGATGTGATCGCCATTGGCAACCAGCCCAACGGCTTCAATATCAACCATGAATGCGGGGCCACGGCGCCACAAGCGCTGGCCGCCAAGGTGGTTGAACTGGGCGCAGATCTGGGCATCGCGCTCGATGGCGATGCCGACCGCTTAATCATGGTGGATGCGCGCGGCCGCATCTACAACGGCGATGAATTGCTGTATGTGATTGTGAAAGCGCGCGCAGCGCAAGGCAAAGTGGATGGCGCGGTCGGCACCTTGATGACGAATATGGCGCTGGAAGTCGCGTTTGCGCAAATGGGCATCGGTTTTGCCCGCGCCAAAGTGGGCGACCGCTATGTGCTCGAAGTCATGCAGGAAAAAGGCTGGTTGTTGGGCGGCGAGGGTTCCGGCCACTTGCTGTGCCTGGATAAACACACCACCGGCGACGGCATTGTCTCTGCCTTGCAAGTCCTGTCTTCCTTGCGCAAGAGCGGGCAAAGCCTGGAAGCAGCCTGCGCGGATTTGCAACTGTTCCCGCAAACCCTGGTGAATGTGCGCACCGCGCCCGGTTTTGACTGGCAAAACCATGCTGCGCTGGCCGCTGCGCGCGCCGCCGCCGAAGCCGAATTGGGCGACAGTGGCCGGGTCTTGATCCGCGCCTCCGGCACCGAGCCGCTGGTGCGTGTGATGGTCGAAGCGCGCGACGGCGAAATGGCCAAACGCCTGGCGCATCAGATGGCCGATACACTGCGCTAA
- a CDS encoding GNAT family N-acetyltransferase encodes MSDVAIDGPACRISVEHRYEDKVFTLREARIAEAGLIKGMFDFVYNGKYPDEELDALAAEICDQQHNLCVVAVSQPEGRIVGCIMIKIDPQHRIGKGGRGLVLPEYRRCGLAGATLKLAIDFLCHEAKCVDLVYGASRTVSPGPMRMAAEGGMVQFGLFPNAVQIESMEHLNLDVYLNPDSIARRRARPAIIPAFKRIYELGMHQLGVQEDANLVQLPPLPPARRNLPLPIWNDNPQDVIARFSRYSEEDRIALSFFPFHDPNAILATDDGGTEVFIWYEGSGKRAAIVGYRSDRKNVQEILLSAAQSMEARGAAYLEVLAPAADPLMQQAAYAARFIPCAYFPAMRLARDGLRDDFFVLSRTFRLLDFSGVVISPLNAEFLRAYLHGYYELYIEPLLGPLSLAPAQDLATLSTA; translated from the coding sequence ATGAGTGATGTGGCGATAGACGGCCCGGCCTGCCGTATCTCAGTTGAACACCGCTATGAAGACAAAGTGTTCACTTTGCGCGAAGCGCGCATAGCGGAAGCCGGCTTGATCAAAGGCATGTTCGATTTTGTGTATAACGGCAAATATCCGGATGAGGAGCTGGATGCGTTGGCGGCAGAAATTTGCGATCAGCAGCACAATCTGTGCGTGGTCGCGGTCAGCCAGCCGGAGGGGCGGATTGTCGGTTGCATCATGATCAAAATCGACCCGCAGCACCGTATCGGCAAAGGCGGACGCGGTTTGGTGCTGCCGGAATACCGCCGTTGCGGTCTGGCCGGGGCCACGCTCAAACTGGCCATTGATTTTCTCTGTCATGAGGCCAAGTGCGTTGATTTGGTGTATGGCGCCAGCCGCACGGTCAGTCCCGGCCCGATGCGCATGGCGGCAGAAGGCGGCATGGTGCAATTCGGCCTGTTCCCCAACGCCGTGCAAATTGAAAGCATGGAGCATTTGAATCTGGATGTGTACCTGAACCCCGACAGCATCGCGAGACGGCGCGCGCGGCCTGCCATCATCCCGGCCTTCAAGCGGATTTACGAGCTGGGCATGCATCAGCTGGGCGTGCAGGAAGATGCCAATCTGGTGCAACTTCCACCGCTGCCGCCTGCGCGCCGCAATTTGCCGCTGCCGATCTGGAATGACAATCCGCAAGATGTGATTGCGCGTTTTAGCCGATACAGCGAAGAAGACCGGATTGCGCTGTCGTTTTTCCCCTTCCATGATCCGAATGCGATTTTAGCCACCGATGATGGCGGCACCGAGGTATTTATCTGGTATGAGGGCAGCGGTAAGCGCGCCGCCATCGTCGGCTATCGCAGCGACCGCAAAAATGTGCAGGAAATTCTGCTTTCGGCGGCGCAGTCGATGGAAGCGCGCGGGGCCGCCTATCTGGAAGTCCTGGCCCCTGCCGCCGATCCGCTGATGCAGCAAGCGGCCTACGCAGCGCGTTTTATTCCATGCGCCTATTTCCCGGCCATGCGCTTAGCGCGCGATGGTTTGCGCGATGATTTCTTTGTGCTATCGCGCACCTTCCGCTTGCTGGATTTTTCCGGCGTTGTGATCAGCCCTTTGAATGCGGAATTTTTGCGCGCCTATTTGCATGGTTATTACGAGTTGTATATCGAGCCCTTGCTAGGCCCGCTCAGCCTGGCCCCGGCGCAGGACTTGGCCACGCTCAGCACTGCATAA